A genomic stretch from Ureibacillus composti includes:
- a CDS encoding cytochrome b6 — MLNKIYDWVDERLDITPIWRDIADHEVPEHVNPAHHFSAFVYCFGGLTFFITVIQILSGMFLTMYYVPDVENAWKSVYYLQNEVAFGEIVRGMHHWGASLVIVMMFLHTLRVFFTGSYKKPRELNWIVGVLIFCVMLGLGFTGYLLPWDMKALFATKVGIQIAASVPFIGELIKILLAGDSTILGAQTLTRFFAIHVFFLPAVLFALLAAHFVMIRRQGISGPL, encoded by the coding sequence GTGCTAAACAAAATTTATGATTGGGTCGATGAGCGATTAGATATTACACCAATTTGGCGTGATATTGCCGACCACGAAGTGCCAGAGCACGTTAACCCTGCACATCACTTTTCAGCATTCGTTTACTGTTTTGGTGGATTAACATTCTTCATTACTGTAATCCAAATTTTGTCAGGTATGTTCTTAACAATGTACTATGTACCAGACGTAGAGAATGCATGGAAATCAGTTTATTATTTACAAAACGAAGTAGCTTTCGGTGAAATCGTACGTGGTATGCACCACTGGGGAGCTTCATTAGTTATCGTAATGATGTTCTTACATACACTTCGTGTATTCTTCACAGGTTCTTATAAGAAACCTCGTGAGTTAAACTGGATTGTAGGTGTTTTAATTTTCTGTGTAATGTTAGGTTTAGGGTTCACAGGATATTTACTTCCTTGGGACATGAAGGCGTTATTTGCAACAAAAGTAGGGATTCAAATTGCTGCTTCAGTGCCATTTATCGGTGAATTAATTAAAATCTTACTTGCTGGTGATTCAACAATTCTTGGGGCGCAAACACTTACACGTTTCTTTGCAATCCATGTCTTCTTCTTACCAGCAGTATTATTTGCATTACTTGCAGCACACTTTGTGATGATCCGACGTCAAGGTATCTCAGGTCCACTATGA
- a CDS encoding ReoY family proteolytic degradation factor, which yields MTSSVPLVDKKNFVRWFLKNFQLKRRECVWILNYLLSNDNLLENIHFVEEAHYCPRAIVMSSVDSNGVPFRFYKGNIMTSDAEKSFHDLRLHPSESMYIQLNFPNIPPSQQYLAVLEENPHMPKYLHINEKDRIIAEELLNNSLLAFQEEKLLREIDEALDLGDKERFIKLSNLLQTLKQTSNN from the coding sequence ATGACTTCTTCCGTTCCGCTCGTTGATAAAAAGAACTTTGTCCGTTGGTTTTTGAAAAATTTTCAATTGAAAAGAAGAGAATGTGTTTGGATTTTAAATTATTTGTTGAGTAATGATAATTTATTAGAAAACATTCATTTCGTTGAAGAAGCTCACTATTGCCCACGAGCAATTGTCATGTCTTCTGTGGATTCGAACGGTGTTCCATTTCGGTTTTATAAAGGGAACATTATGACGTCAGATGCAGAAAAGTCTTTTCATGATTTACGTTTACATCCGAGTGAAAGCATGTACATTCAGTTGAATTTCCCAAATATCCCACCAAGTCAGCAGTATTTAGCAGTGCTTGAAGAAAATCCTCATATGCCGAAATACTTGCACATTAATGAAAAAGACCGAATTATTGCTGAAGAATTATTAAATAACAGCTTATTAGCATTTCAAGAAGAAAAATTGTTGCGAGAAATTGACGAAGCGTTAGATCTTGGAGACAAAGAACGTTTTATTAAGCTATCCAATTTACTTCAAACATTGAAACAGACATCTAATAATTAA
- a CDS encoding tetratricopeptide repeat protein: MTNVANEMISAIQNGELQTINNLLDSVLLNEEPDLQYEIADLLMQYGYLNEANRVYEHLQFIFPDEAQLSIDRASVLIELGEEDEALNLLLAIDSQAPEYPQSLLVLADYYQMQGLYEVAEQRINEALHLLPNEPLLQFAKAELLFETGRFTEAARIYEELHGNDKSFAGILLAERLAEVYRSGGGYETALEYYMEALEEKVAPDLLFGSAYAAFQAEKYELAIKQLEDLKELDPDYFSAYLLLSESYAMLEDNKRAYSVICEGLKRDEYDKSFYLLAAKLALKNGRPEQAVEHLYEAIALDPEYMEALLILMSIYEKEERSEEIIELFENLTKDNFSWTALYPFVAHAYDKVEQFERAYEIYNTAYNDFKEEPSFLEKYCYFLIEDGKRDEAREIAKQLISLQPTEQQWFDLLNTLD; the protein is encoded by the coding sequence ATGACAAATGTAGCGAACGAAATGATTTCTGCCATACAAAATGGGGAACTACAAACAATTAATAATTTATTAGATTCTGTTTTATTAAATGAAGAGCCAGATTTGCAATATGAAATTGCTGATTTATTAATGCAATATGGCTATTTAAATGAAGCAAATCGAGTGTATGAACATTTACAGTTCATCTTTCCTGATGAAGCACAACTTTCTATCGACCGAGCATCTGTCTTAATTGAATTAGGGGAAGAGGATGAGGCTTTAAATTTATTATTAGCGATAGATTCACAGGCACCTGAATACCCGCAAAGTCTTCTAGTACTAGCGGATTATTACCAAATGCAAGGATTATATGAGGTTGCGGAACAGCGAATTAATGAAGCATTACACTTATTACCTAATGAGCCACTTTTACAATTTGCTAAAGCGGAACTATTATTTGAAACAGGACGCTTTACTGAGGCCGCTCGTATTTATGAAGAGTTACATGGGAACGACAAATCATTTGCTGGAATACTCCTAGCAGAAAGACTTGCTGAAGTATATCGTTCCGGAGGGGGCTATGAAACAGCATTAGAATATTACATGGAAGCCCTTGAGGAAAAAGTAGCACCAGACTTATTATTTGGTTCCGCATATGCTGCATTCCAAGCCGAAAAATATGAACTAGCAATTAAACAATTAGAAGATTTAAAAGAATTGGATCCAGATTACTTTAGCGCTTATTTATTATTATCTGAGAGTTATGCAATGTTAGAGGATAATAAAAGAGCTTATTCTGTTATTTGTGAAGGTTTGAAACGTGATGAATATGACAAATCATTTTATTTATTGGCAGCTAAGCTAGCATTAAAGAATGGACGACCTGAACAAGCTGTTGAACATTTATATGAGGCAATTGCACTTGATCCTGAATATATGGAAGCACTTCTAATATTGATGTCAATTTATGAAAAAGAGGAGCGTTCTGAAGAAATAATTGAATTATTTGAAAATTTAACAAAAGATAATTTTAGCTGGACAGCGTTATATCCTTTCGTGGCGCACGCTTACGACAAAGTTGAACAATTTGAACGCGCATACGAAATTTACAACACAGCATATAATGATTTTAAGGAAGAGCCGTCGTTTCTAGAAAAATATTGTTATTTCTTAATAGAAGACGGTAAAAGGGATGAAGCCCGAGAAATTGCTAAGCAATTGATTTCCTTACAGCCAACTGAACAACAATGGTTTGATTTGCTTAACACTCTTGATTAA
- the aroH gene encoding chorismate mutase — MIRGVRGAVTIEEDNPELIYSETVHLVQEITKVNEIDPEDIISVLISTTPDITSAFPAKAVRSLDGWQYVPTMCMHEMNVPNALPLCIRVLLHVNLEVSQKDVKHVYLNDAVKLRPDLVK, encoded by the coding sequence ATGATTCGCGGAGTTAGAGGAGCAGTCACGATTGAAGAAGACAATCCCGAACTTATATATAGTGAAACAGTTCATTTAGTACAAGAAATTACGAAGGTGAACGAAATTGACCCAGAAGATATTATTTCAGTGTTAATTTCAACAACACCTGACATAACGTCAGCTTTTCCTGCAAAAGCAGTTCGATCATTAGATGGCTGGCAATACGTTCCGACAATGTGTATGCATGAAATGAACGTACCGAATGCATTACCACTTTGTATTCGTGTTTTACTACATGTGAACTTAGAGGTTTCACAAAAGGATGTAAAACATGTTTATTTAAATGACGCAGTGAAATTAAGACCTGATTTAGTGAAATAA
- the aroA gene encoding 3-phosphoshikimate 1-carboxyvinyltransferase — protein sequence MTSKVLEFRNPSLQGTITVPGDKSISHRAVMFGAIAKGQTTVSGFLLGEDCLSTIDCFRKLGVDIKVDGTNVTVTSDGIDEWKEPKEVLYTGNSGTTTRLMLGILSGTSLHTIMTGDASIGKRPMRRVVDPLRQMGAQIAGRDNGQFTPLAIQGTKLQAIDYSMPVASAQVKSAVLLAGLRAEGTTIVREKEISRDHTERMLRQFGAEITAEDGVISFKGGQHLQGTHVNVPGDISSAAFFLVAGSIVPNSEIVMTNVGVNPTRAGIIEVLEQMGANMSVKIEDEQSAEPTATVTIQTSELNGTTIEGDIIPRLIDEIPIIALLATQANGTTVIRDAEELKVKETDRITAVVTELKKLGADIEATEDGMIINGPTKLNGASLKSYGDHRIGMMAAVASLISETPIELDDAECIAVSYPTFFEHLNNLLVQ from the coding sequence TTGACTTCTAAAGTATTAGAATTTAGAAACCCTAGTTTACAGGGGACGATTACTGTTCCTGGGGATAAATCAATTTCTCATCGAGCAGTCATGTTTGGTGCCATTGCAAAAGGACAAACGACTGTTAGTGGATTTTTACTTGGTGAGGATTGTTTAAGTACAATTGATTGTTTTAGAAAACTCGGCGTTGACATAAAAGTAGACGGTACGAATGTTACTGTTACGAGTGATGGCATTGATGAATGGAAAGAACCGAAAGAAGTATTATATACAGGTAACTCAGGAACGACGACTAGATTAATGCTAGGGATCCTTTCAGGAACAAGTTTACATACGATTATGACAGGTGATGCTTCTATTGGTAAACGTCCTATGCGTCGAGTGGTTGACCCATTACGCCAAATGGGCGCACAAATCGCAGGACGTGATAATGGTCAATTTACGCCATTAGCAATTCAAGGGACAAAATTACAAGCAATTGATTACTCAATGCCTGTTGCGAGTGCACAAGTCAAATCTGCTGTACTTTTAGCTGGACTACGAGCAGAGGGAACAACAATTGTTAGAGAAAAGGAAATATCGCGTGATCATACAGAAAGAATGTTAAGACAATTTGGTGCTGAAATTACCGCTGAAGATGGAGTGATTTCTTTCAAAGGCGGCCAACACCTTCAAGGAACACATGTAAATGTACCTGGTGATATTTCTTCTGCTGCGTTTTTCTTAGTTGCCGGCTCAATTGTTCCAAATAGCGAAATTGTAATGACAAATGTTGGTGTGAATCCAACGCGTGCAGGAATCATTGAAGTTCTAGAACAAATGGGCGCGAATATGTCTGTGAAAATTGAAGATGAACAATCTGCAGAACCAACAGCAACCGTTACAATCCAAACTTCTGAATTAAATGGTACAACAATTGAAGGAGATATAATTCCTCGTCTTATTGATGAAATTCCTATCATTGCACTTCTTGCTACACAAGCAAACGGTACAACAGTTATTCGTGACGCTGAAGAGTTAAAAGTAAAAGAAACAGATCGTATAACGGCTGTTGTAACGGAACTTAAAAAACTAGGTGCAGACATTGAAGCGACTGAGGACGGAATGATTATCAATGGTCCAACTAAATTAAACGGAGCAAGCTTAAAATCATATGGTGACCATCGAATCGGTATGATGGCAGCAGTAGCTTCTTTAATTAGTGAAACACCGATTGAATTAGATGATGCGGAATGTATCGCAGTTTCATATCCGACATTTTTCGAACATCTAAATAATCTACTTGTTCAGTAA
- a CDS encoding YpiF family protein produces MIFSVKDVQQFQTQKDFIDTAIIPLLSINFADSSIKQSSSAAEFMMSLTNFIEQQFKGRLMVMPPFSYTEETKKGLDVNAIKDELHRGGFKHVLFITSDHSWTSLNNQIDIIWLPAIPLESMDKAVKKSVLDEQLKQVIPVLSSKWSQV; encoded by the coding sequence GTGATATTTAGTGTAAAAGATGTACAACAATTTCAGACGCAAAAAGATTTTATAGATACGGCAATTATTCCATTGCTTTCAATAAATTTTGCTGATTCATCGATCAAACAAAGTAGTTCTGCTGCAGAATTTATGATGTCATTAACAAATTTTATCGAACAACAATTTAAGGGACGGCTAATGGTAATGCCACCATTTTCTTACACGGAGGAAACAAAAAAAGGCCTTGATGTAAATGCAATCAAGGACGAGCTTCATCGTGGTGGGTTTAAACATGTACTCTTTATTACAAGTGATCATAGTTGGACAAGCTTAAATAACCAAATTGATATTATTTGGTTACCAGCGATACCTCTTGAGTCAATGGACAAGGCTGTTAAAAAATCTGTCCTTGATGAGCAGTTAAAACAAGTAATTCCAGTACTTTCTTCCAAATGGTCTCAAGTCTAG
- the aroB gene encoding 3-dehydroquinate synthase, translating into MKIPVHTASHSYEVIIGNRILKDAFSSLKKHVEEADRIIVFTDENVWQAQHAYFQEQFPEPFEVFVMPAGETCKSFENYFAAQTFLLENKSTRKTLLIAFGGGAVGDLTGFAAATYMRGIPYIQVPTTILAHDSAVGGKTAINHPQGKNMVGAFYQPQAVVYDTEFLSSLSEKEMRSGMAEVIKHALISNEKWLMELLDLSSITKLSDHQLASHLRSGIEVKAKIVTEDETEQSVRKYLNFGHTYGHAIEAAAGYGGLAHGEAVMIGMVYALLLSERYGQINREFTKSFLQFAIDKGYPFEGVFNYSFDQLKDYMLKDKKAEYGVLNFVLLSKIGEPFVRSIELSECKEVDLELRELLQEVGK; encoded by the coding sequence ATGAAAATTCCTGTTCATACTGCTTCTCACTCATATGAAGTAATCATTGGAAATCGTATTTTAAAAGATGCCTTTTCATCGTTAAAAAAGCATGTAGAAGAAGCAGATCGTATTATTGTATTTACCGATGAAAATGTTTGGCAAGCACAACATGCCTACTTTCAAGAACAGTTCCCTGAACCGTTTGAAGTGTTTGTGATGCCAGCTGGTGAAACATGTAAAAGCTTTGAAAATTACTTTGCTGCACAAACATTTTTGCTAGAAAATAAAAGTACTCGTAAAACATTATTAATCGCGTTTGGTGGTGGAGCAGTGGGAGACCTTACAGGGTTCGCTGCTGCTACCTATATGCGCGGTATTCCATATATTCAAGTACCAACAACAATTCTGGCACATGATTCTGCTGTTGGTGGCAAAACAGCCATAAACCATCCGCAAGGAAAAAATATGGTAGGTGCATTTTATCAGCCACAAGCTGTCGTTTATGATACTGAATTTCTTTCATCATTAAGCGAAAAAGAAATGCGATCTGGTATGGCAGAGGTAATTAAACATGCTCTTATTTCTAATGAAAAGTGGCTAATGGAGTTACTAGATTTATCATCCATAACAAAACTTTCTGATCATCAACTAGCTTCCCATTTGAGATCTGGTATTGAAGTGAAAGCGAAAATTGTCACCGAAGACGAAACGGAACAATCAGTTCGAAAATATTTAAACTTTGGGCATACATATGGACATGCTATTGAAGCTGCAGCAGGGTACGGTGGGCTAGCTCATGGTGAAGCAGTGATGATTGGAATGGTGTACGCTTTATTATTAAGCGAGCGCTATGGTCAAATCAACCGTGAGTTTACAAAATCCTTCTTACAATTTGCTATTGATAAAGGTTACCCATTTGAAGGGGTATTCAATTATTCTTTTGATCAATTAAAAGATTATATGTTAAAAGATAAAAAAGCTGAATATGGTGTGTTAAATTTCGTTCTGTTATCAAAAATTGGAGAGCCATTTGTTCGTTCAATTGAGCTTTCAGAATGTAAAGAAGTAGATTTAGAATTAAGAGAACTTCTACAGGAGGTGGGTAAATGA
- the hisC gene encoding histidinol-phosphate transaminase, with amino-acid sequence MKWKQQLNGMKAYKPGKPIEEVKREFGLDEVVKLASNENPYGYSPKVKAFLESDYTNHAIYPDGYAQSLRTVVAEYLGVKESELIFGNGSDDLIAILTRALLYPGVNTVMATPSFSQYKHNAEIEGAEVREVPLKNRKHDLEAMLNAIDENTSIVWVCNPNNPTGTIVSEEELKAFLAKVPSEVLVVLDEAYFEYVNDPAYQNTLPYVQQYPNVVVMRTFSKAYGLASFRVGYLVGQEDVVAKLDPVRAPFNNTILSQKVAIVALNDQQFITECCEANEKGKQQYVEFCEKHGLDYYPSQTNFILFEVKADSDLVFQEMMKRGFIIRSGNALGTPGYIRVTIGTEQQNSKFLGLLEEVLTEQGVFA; translated from the coding sequence ATGAAATGGAAACAACAACTGAATGGCATGAAAGCATACAAACCTGGTAAACCAATTGAAGAAGTAAAAAGAGAATTTGGTTTAGATGAAGTAGTAAAACTTGCATCTAATGAAAATCCTTATGGTTACTCTCCAAAAGTAAAAGCGTTTTTAGAATCAGATTATACGAACCATGCAATTTACCCTGATGGATATGCACAAAGCCTTCGTACTGTCGTTGCCGAGTACCTAGGAGTTAAAGAAAGTGAACTTATTTTCGGTAATGGTTCAGATGATTTAATCGCGATCTTAACTCGTGCGTTACTATATCCTGGTGTAAACACTGTAATGGCTACTCCTTCATTCTCTCAATATAAACATAATGCAGAAATCGAAGGGGCAGAAGTACGTGAAGTTCCTTTAAAGAATAGAAAACATGATTTAGAAGCAATGCTAAATGCAATTGATGAAAACACATCTATCGTTTGGGTATGTAATCCTAACAACCCTACAGGTACAATCGTTTCTGAAGAAGAGTTAAAAGCGTTCTTAGCAAAAGTACCTTCGGAAGTACTTGTTGTTTTAGATGAAGCTTACTTTGAATACGTAAATGATCCAGCTTACCAAAATACATTACCGTATGTTCAACAGTACCCGAATGTAGTAGTAATGCGAACATTCTCTAAAGCTTATGGACTAGCTTCATTCCGAGTGGGTTACTTAGTAGGTCAAGAAGATGTAGTTGCTAAACTAGATCCAGTTCGTGCACCTTTCAATAACACAATACTAAGCCAAAAAGTAGCGATTGTTGCTTTAAATGACCAACAGTTCATTACTGAATGTTGTGAAGCAAACGAAAAAGGAAAGCAACAATATGTTGAGTTCTGTGAGAAACATGGTTTAGACTATTACCCATCTCAAACAAACTTCATCTTATTTGAAGTAAAAGCTGATAGTGATTTAGTTTTCCAAGAAATGATGAAACGTGGATTCATTATTCGCAGTGGTAATGCACTAGGTACTCCAGGTTATATCCGTGTAACAATTGGTACGGAACAACAGAACAGCAAATTCTTAGGACTTCTTGAAGAGGTATTAACTGAACAAGGGGTATTTGCATGA
- a CDS encoding c-type cytochrome: MHRGKGMKFVGDSRVALNNRKPNIPKDYSEYPGKTEAFWPDFLLKEWMVGAVFLIGYLILTVAHPSPLEGPADPTNASYIPLPDWYFLFLYQLLKYTYASGPYNVIGAVVVPGLAVAALMLMPFLDKGPERKPSKRPIPTALMLLTVASMIYLTWESVANHDWEAAKAQGEITDEDLGLVPDIEYDENSEGFLIFSGEPGKSCIACHGADMSGGGAAPSLLGNELTAEEVAEVIKNGRGAMPAGQFKGTDEELQVLAEFIASLKAEE, from the coding sequence ATGCATCGCGGAAAAGGGATGAAATTCGTAGGCGATTCGCGTGTTGCACTTAATAATCGCAAACCGAATATTCCAAAAGATTATTCCGAGTATCCTGGCAAAACTGAAGCGTTTTGGCCTGATTTCTTATTAAAGGAATGGATGGTTGGTGCGGTATTCTTAATCGGTTATTTAATATTAACTGTTGCTCATCCATCACCATTAGAAGGTCCAGCTGATCCAACGAACGCTTCTTATATTCCGTTACCAGACTGGTACTTCTTGTTCTTATATCAATTATTAAAATATACTTATGCTTCAGGTCCTTATAACGTTATTGGAGCAGTTGTTGTTCCTGGATTAGCTGTCGCAGCATTAATGTTAATGCCTTTCCTTGACAAAGGTCCAGAACGTAAACCTTCTAAGCGTCCTATTCCAACTGCACTTATGTTATTAACTGTTGCGTCAATGATTTATTTAACTTGGGAATCTGTTGCAAACCATGACTGGGAAGCAGCAAAAGCTCAAGGTGAAATTACAGATGAAGATTTAGGTTTAGTGCCTGATATTGAATATGATGAAAATTCAGAAGGTTTCTTAATCTTCTCAGGTGAACCTGGTAAGTCTTGTATTGCTTGTCATGGTGCAGATATGTCCGGTGGTGGAGCAGCACCTAGTCTATTAGGAAACGAATTAACAGCTGAAGAGGTTGCAGAAGTAATTAAAAATGGTCGTGGCGCAATGCCAGCTGGTCAATTTAAAGGTACTGATGAAGAACTTCAAGTATTAGCTGAATTTATTGCAAGTTTAAAAGCTGAAGAATAG
- a CDS encoding ubiquinol-cytochrome c reductase iron-sulfur subunit: MSNNRVTRRQFLNYTLTGVGGFMAAGMLMPMVRFAIDPALQTKAEGDFVQTSTKIADITEEPTKIDFSYEQVDAWYKSEVTDAAWVYKSGDTIIALSPVCKHLGCTVNWAGDAAHPDQFFCACHGGRYEKNGKNIPGTPPTGPLDEYEVSEKDGFLLLGKKIANTLV, translated from the coding sequence ATGAGTAACAATCGAGTTACAAGACGTCAATTTCTTAACTACACTTTAACAGGTGTTGGTGGATTTATGGCGGCAGGTATGTTAATGCCAATGGTGCGTTTTGCAATTGATCCAGCTCTACAAACTAAAGCTGAAGGTGATTTTGTGCAAACTAGCACAAAAATTGCAGATATTACGGAAGAACCTACAAAAATCGACTTTTCATATGAGCAAGTTGATGCTTGGTACAAGTCTGAAGTAACAGATGCTGCTTGGGTGTATAAGAGCGGAGATACAATTATTGCACTTTCACCAGTATGTAAACATCTAGGTTGTACAGTAAACTGGGCTGGTGACGCAGCTCACCCAGATCAATTCTTCTGTGCTTGTCACGGTGGACGTTATGAGAAAAATGGTAAAAACATTCCAGGAACACCACCAACAGGTCCGTTAGACGAGTATGAAGTTTCAGAAAAAGATGGTTTTTTACTGCTTGGGAAAAAAATCGCAAATACTTTAGTTTAA
- a CDS encoding prephenate dehydrogenase, whose protein sequence is MIRNVLVIGLGLIGGSIALSCQKAPHTKVYGYDINEQTRELASSLEIVHEVVDDVIQAAKLADIIIFGTPVSATLNWMEQLKSWQLKSGVIVTDTGSTKGLIMKKAEELQQLGITFIGGHPMAGSHKSGINAAKPYLLENAYYMLTPLKNESTDKIESLEQLLKFTFAKIIKVDSFEHDHMTAVVSHFPHIVAASLVRQFDLENQKYPMTSLLAAGGFRDITRIASSNPIMWRDIVLQNRDELIDQLDSWVIEMNNVKDLILKNDDELIEQYFAGAKQVRDNLPVSTGAFYSTYDLYVDIPDYPGVISEVTGYLAEENISITNIRVVEAREDVFGILVISFQSAVDRDLAEKCIKQRTQFEMYVS, encoded by the coding sequence ATGATACGCAATGTCTTAGTCATTGGACTTGGATTAATTGGGGGGTCAATTGCCTTATCTTGTCAAAAGGCTCCCCATACAAAAGTATATGGTTATGACATTAATGAACAAACAAGGGAACTTGCTTCAAGTTTAGAAATTGTTCATGAAGTTGTTGATGATGTAATCCAAGCTGCAAAATTGGCCGATATCATTATTTTTGGCACACCAGTTAGCGCAACATTAAATTGGATGGAACAGTTAAAATCATGGCAATTAAAGAGCGGTGTGATTGTGACTGATACCGGCAGTACAAAAGGGTTAATAATGAAGAAGGCAGAAGAATTACAACAATTAGGTATTACTTTTATTGGGGGTCACCCGATGGCAGGGTCCCATAAGAGTGGGATTAATGCAGCAAAACCTTACCTATTAGAAAATGCCTATTATATGTTAACTCCACTTAAAAATGAAAGTACAGATAAAATCGAGTCATTGGAACAACTTTTAAAGTTTACATTTGCTAAAATTATTAAAGTCGATTCTTTTGAACATGATCATATGACAGCAGTAGTAAGTCATTTTCCTCACATCGTTGCAGCATCTTTAGTTCGTCAATTCGATCTTGAAAATCAAAAGTACCCAATGACGAGTTTGTTAGCCGCAGGAGGATTCCGTGATATTACACGAATTGCTTCTTCTAATCCAATTATGTGGCGCGATATTGTTTTACAAAATCGTGATGAGTTAATTGATCAATTAGACTCATGGGTTATTGAAATGAACAATGTAAAAGATTTAATTCTTAAAAATGATGATGAATTAATTGAACAATATTTTGCTGGGGCAAAGCAGGTTCGTGATAATCTCCCTGTTTCTACTGGCGCCTTTTATTCAACATACGATTTATATGTTGATATTCCTGACTATCCAGGTGTTATTTCTGAAGTAACAGGGTATTTAGCTGAGGAAAATATAAGTATTACGAATATTCGTGTGGTTGAAGCACGTGAAGATGTATTCGGTATTTTAGTTATTAGCTTCCAAAGTGCTGTTGATCGTGATCTTGCTGAAAAATGTATTAAACAACGAACTCAATTTGAAATGTATGTTTCATAA
- the aroC gene encoding chorismate synthase — MRYLTAGESHGPQLTTIIEGLPSLLPITAEKINYDLKRRQGGHGRGRRMQIETDTVEIVGGVRHGKTLGSPVALIVKNDDWKHWTKIMGADPLPEDVDPNEIKRQISRPRPGHADLVGGMKYGHRDLRNVLERSSARETTVRVAVGSVAKALLNELGISVVSHVTEIAGIKADTSKVQGKSADEIRTIVEQDACYCVDPEASAKMVQMIDDTKKAGDSIGGVVEVIVEGLPAGIGSYVHYDRKLDGRLAQAMLSINAFKGVEFGIGFEMARRKGSEVHDEILWDEENGYTRATNRLGGLEGGMSTGMPIVVRGVMKPIPTLYKPLQSVDIETKEAFKASVERSDSCAVPAASIVAENVIAWEIAKIIVEQFHSDQLPQLQSQIEEMRKYAKEF; from the coding sequence ATGCGATACTTAACTGCTGGGGAATCTCATGGTCCTCAATTAACAACAATTATTGAGGGGTTACCATCCCTATTACCAATTACAGCGGAAAAAATAAATTATGATCTAAAACGTAGGCAAGGTGGACATGGTCGAGGCCGACGTATGCAAATAGAAACGGATACAGTTGAAATCGTGGGTGGGGTACGTCATGGTAAAACACTTGGTTCTCCTGTTGCGTTAATTGTTAAAAATGATGATTGGAAACATTGGACTAAAATTATGGGGGCAGACCCTCTTCCAGAAGATGTTGACCCAAATGAAATTAAACGTCAAATTTCACGTCCTCGTCCTGGACATGCTGATTTAGTGGGTGGAATGAAATACGGACATCGTGATTTACGTAACGTATTAGAGCGCTCAAGTGCACGTGAAACTACTGTGCGAGTAGCGGTTGGTTCTGTTGCAAAGGCATTATTAAATGAATTAGGAATTTCGGTCGTTTCCCATGTTACTGAAATTGCTGGCATCAAAGCTGATACATCTAAAGTTCAAGGGAAATCAGCAGATGAAATTCGTACAATCGTAGAGCAGGATGCATGTTATTGTGTTGACCCAGAAGCATCTGCAAAAATGGTGCAAATGATTGATGATACGAAAAAAGCAGGTGATTCAATCGGTGGAGTTGTGGAAGTAATTGTAGAAGGACTTCCAGCTGGTATCGGATCTTATGTTCATTATGATCGTAAATTAGATGGTCGACTTGCACAAGCTATGCTGTCTATTAATGCTTTTAAAGGCGTTGAATTTGGAATTGGCTTTGAAATGGCTCGTCGTAAAGGATCAGAAGTCCATGACGAAATTTTATGGGATGAAGAGAATGGCTACACAAGAGCAACAAATCGCCTAGGTGGTCTTGAAGGTGGTATGTCAACAGGAATGCCAATCGTTGTTCGTGGTGTTATGAAACCAATTCCAACACTATATAAACCATTACAAAGTGTTGATATTGAAACAAAAGAAGCGTTTAAAGCTAGCGTTGAACGTTCAGATAGCTGTGCAGTTCCAGCAGCTTCTATCGTTGCAGAAAATGTAATCGCATGGGAGATTGCAAAAATAATTGTAGAGCAATTCCATAGTGACCAACTGCCTCAATTACAATCTCAAATTGAAGAAATGCGTAAATATGCAAAGGAGTTCTAA